A stretch of the Duncaniella dubosii genome encodes the following:
- a CDS encoding TatD family hydrolase: MLIDTHTHLYLDEFALEKTEVVTRAIQAGVTKMIFPNVDLSTISQMKELHAMFPKASYMAMGLHPTEIGENWENDLGIVRTELDSNLDDYIAVGEIGIDLYWDKTFKDEQMKAFSMQVDWAIERNLPVIIHCRDGLRETLEVLSSKNLKPKAVFHSFGGSVEDVNAIREIGDFYFGINGIVTFKNSGLHEVLPEIGIERIVLETDAPYLAPVPYRGKRNESAYIVKTAERVAEILSLSVEDVSRVTSDNTQRLFDRIGC; encoded by the coding sequence ATGCTGATTGATACACATACACATCTCTATCTTGACGAATTTGCTTTGGAAAAGACAGAGGTAGTCACACGCGCCATTCAGGCAGGCGTGACAAAGATGATCTTTCCAAATGTCGACCTTTCGACTATCAGTCAGATGAAAGAGCTTCATGCGATGTTCCCGAAGGCTTCATATATGGCAATGGGACTTCATCCGACAGAAATAGGGGAGAACTGGGAAAATGATCTCGGAATTGTACGCACTGAATTAGATTCCAATCTCGACGACTATATTGCTGTCGGTGAGATTGGAATTGACCTTTACTGGGATAAGACATTTAAAGATGAGCAGATGAAAGCATTTTCGATGCAGGTTGACTGGGCTATCGAAAGAAATCTGCCGGTAATAATCCATTGTCGTGACGGTCTGAGAGAGACACTTGAGGTATTATCCTCAAAAAATTTAAAACCAAAGGCCGTTTTCCATAGTTTTGGCGGCTCTGTAGAGGATGTAAATGCCATCCGAGAGATAGGGGACTTCTACTTCGGAATCAACGGAATAGTCACGTTCAAGAATTCCGGGCTTCACGAAGTGTTGCCCGAAATCGGGATTGAACGTATTGTGCTTGAGACCGATGCTCCTTATCTTGCGCCAGTCCCATACAGAGGCAAACGAAATGAGAGTGCATACATCGTGAAGACAGCTGAACGTGTCGCAGAAATTCTTTCTCTGAGCGTAGAGGATGTTTCTCGTGTGACAAGTGATAATACCCAGCGGTTGTTTGACCGCATTGGGTGTTAG
- a CDS encoding DUF4286 family protein gives MIILNTSFHVHVSLDEHFKTWVRNVYIPEALASGKLASPRFAALLIEVQEDCVSYAVSFEAATAEDAVEWHDNIGARLRAILHQRFGEGVVFFTTYMENLSLK, from the coding sequence ATGATTATTTTGAATACAAGTTTCCATGTGCATGTGAGTTTGGATGAGCACTTTAAGACTTGGGTACGGAATGTCTATATCCCCGAGGCGCTTGCGTCAGGTAAACTTGCTTCTCCTCGTTTTGCAGCGTTGCTAATTGAGGTTCAGGAGGATTGTGTCAGCTATGCTGTCAGCTTTGAGGCTGCAACAGCAGAGGATGCTGTGGAGTGGCATGACAATATCGGAGCTCGTCTTCGTGCCATACTTCATCAGCGATTTGGCGAAGGAGTAGTGTTCTTCACTACATACATGGAAAATTTATCATTGAAATGA
- a CDS encoding polyprenyl synthetase family protein, which yields MKEFDEYLAMVNQAIANLRLPERPAGLYDPIRYTLDCGGKRLRPVLALAACHAMGKEPMTAVHQAIAIEMFHNFTLLHDDVMDNADVRRGRPTVHKRWNMETAILSGDAMLTTSTMLLAIKAGEHLASALDLFNGTAMNVYEGQQYDMDFENRLDVTVEEYMEMIRLKTSVLLGCACGMGALMADADFDSQLQFFNYGVNLGLAFQLQDDYLDTYGNPETFGKAIGGDILNDKKTWLLIMALKEDEKGIVKSLIGKNDNPEEKIEKIRGVYDSLGLPDRIHELIRAYIDSAIACLDQINMQPEARSFFIDLALKSATRNK from the coding sequence ATGAAAGAATTTGATGAATATCTGGCAATGGTAAATCAAGCGATTGCCAATTTGAGGCTTCCTGAACGTCCTGCTGGACTTTATGATCCTATACGCTATACTCTCGACTGCGGAGGGAAACGTCTGCGCCCGGTTTTGGCTCTTGCTGCGTGCCATGCGATGGGCAAGGAGCCGATGACGGCTGTGCATCAGGCGATCGCGATTGAAATGTTCCATAACTTCACGCTTCTTCATGACGATGTGATGGACAACGCCGACGTGCGCCGCGGACGTCCTACCGTCCACAAACGCTGGAATATGGAAACTGCCATTCTTTCAGGCGATGCAATGCTTACAACTTCTACAATGCTGCTTGCAATCAAAGCGGGTGAGCATCTTGCGTCAGCCCTCGACCTGTTCAACGGCACAGCAATGAATGTCTACGAAGGACAGCAATATGACATGGATTTTGAAAACCGTCTTGATGTAACGGTTGAAGAATACATGGAGATGATAAGATTAAAAACTTCTGTCCTGTTGGGTTGTGCATGCGGTATGGGTGCACTCATGGCCGACGCTGATTTCGACTCACAGCTACAGTTTTTCAACTATGGTGTCAATCTTGGTCTTGCATTCCAGCTTCAGGATGATTATCTTGACACTTACGGCAATCCAGAGACATTCGGCAAGGCAATCGGTGGCGATATTCTTAACGATAAGAAGACATGGTTGCTTATCATGGCTTTGAAGGAAGATGAAAAAGGCATCGTGAAATCTCTTATCGGTAAGAATGACAACCCGGAAGAGAAAATAGAGAAAATCCGTGGCGTATATGATTCTCTTGGGCTTCCCGACAGAATACACGAACTTATCCGTGCTTATATTGACTCGGCAATAGCATGCCTTGACCAGATTAATATGCAGCCGGAGGCACGCTCGTTCTTTATTGATCTTGCGCTGAAATCAGCGACGCGTAACAAGTAA
- a CDS encoding carbon starvation CstA family protein: MITFLVCLALLVTAYFVYGRYLEKLADVDTERKTPVERLEDGVDYIRLPRWRVFLIQLLNIAGTGPIFGAILGACFGPVAFLWITLGGIFFGAMHDFLSGMMIMRHDGRSLPEIIGIYLGVSTRAVVRVFSIILMVLVGAVFILSPAALLSSMVPAVGKNIWVWIILVYYILATMLPVDKVIGKVYPIFGIALVAMAVGLFGVLMTGEYRIPELTTLHNFQLDPKALPIIPTLFITIACGAISGFHATQSPLMARCITNEKKCRSVFYGSMIAESIIALIWAAIAMAFFNGPDLLGEQLAQHGGNAAWAVDVISNTTLGKAGAILALLGVVVAPITSGDTAFRGARLIVADMFNIDQRPILKRFAVCIPLFIAGYLITLINFDIVWRYFAWANQSLAAVVLWTIYVWLARRKRNYWVALIPAVSMTFVVTCFVFVSPQFFGIENRIIAFALSALTTLGLWLLANIRVNQKVIIPEESSAI, from the coding sequence ATGATTACATTTCTTGTCTGTTTGGCACTGCTTGTCACTGCATATTTTGTATATGGTCGATATCTTGAAAAGCTCGCAGATGTCGACACTGAACGTAAGACCCCTGTCGAACGTCTGGAAGACGGCGTTGATTATATTCGTCTTCCGCGTTGGCGCGTTTTTCTCATACAGTTACTTAATATTGCTGGTACAGGCCCGATATTCGGGGCTATCCTCGGGGCTTGTTTCGGCCCGGTGGCTTTCCTTTGGATAACTCTCGGCGGAATTTTCTTCGGAGCTATGCACGATTTCCTTTCCGGCATGATGATTATGCGCCATGACGGACGAAGTTTACCAGAGATAATCGGAATATATCTCGGTGTTTCAACGCGGGCCGTGGTCAGGGTCTTTTCAATAATCCTCATGGTGCTTGTCGGTGCTGTGTTCATTCTCAGCCCGGCAGCGCTGCTGTCAAGCATGGTGCCTGCAGTCGGGAAGAATATATGGGTATGGATTATTCTTGTTTACTATATTCTTGCCACTATGCTACCGGTGGATAAGGTAATTGGTAAAGTCTATCCGATATTCGGTATCGCACTTGTCGCAATGGCTGTCGGCCTTTTTGGAGTACTGATGACTGGTGAGTACCGGATTCCGGAACTGACGACACTTCATAATTTCCAGCTTGACCCTAAAGCACTGCCGATAATACCGACTCTGTTTATTACTATAGCGTGCGGAGCTATCTCTGGGTTTCATGCAACTCAGTCGCCGCTGATGGCCCGTTGCATAACGAATGAAAAGAAATGCAGATCCGTATTTTATGGTTCAATGATTGCCGAAAGCATCATAGCCCTGATATGGGCGGCCATTGCGATGGCATTTTTTAATGGTCCGGATTTACTTGGAGAGCAGCTCGCTCAACACGGGGGCAATGCAGCGTGGGCTGTCGATGTGATTTCAAACACGACGCTCGGCAAAGCTGGCGCGATTCTTGCTCTTCTTGGAGTTGTGGTCGCGCCGATAACGTCAGGCGATACTGCATTTCGTGGCGCACGACTTATTGTCGCCGATATGTTTAACATTGACCAGCGTCCGATATTGAAGCGTTTTGCGGTCTGCATACCGCTTTTTATTGCCGGTTATTTAATCACGTTGATTAACTTTGACATTGTATGGCGCTATTTTGCATGGGCCAATCAGTCGCTTGCGGCCGTGGTTCTGTGGACTATCTATGTCTGGCTTGCCCGAAGAAAACGTAATTATTGGGTAGCGTTGATTCCGGCGGTGTCAATGACATTCGTTGTGACATGTTTTGTCTTTGTCTCTCCTCAGTTCTTTGGAATAGAGAATCGTATAATAGCCTTTGCTCTCTCGGCATTGACAACACTCGGCTTGTGGCTATTAGCCAATATCCGCGTCAATCAGAAAGTTATTATACCGGAAGAGAGTTCTGCAATTTAA
- the cdaA gene encoding diadenylate cyclase CdaA yields the protein MDHFGIKDAFDIAIVALLLYYLYRIMKESGTLNIFFGVLAFIVVWVLTSQILELKLLGSILDQFMGIGLLVLVILFQDQIKRFLVELGDHKRWRFLKNLFRHDKGDSSSDRRKYVLPIVYACMNMSKTKTGALIVIRQEIPLESYEKSGDIIDADINSRLIENIFFKNSPLHDGAMIIDHDRIRSAGCILPVSHDRNVPRALGLRHRSALGISQATDAFAIVVSEETGNISVAHRGSLTTRLSSTELEHRLSLAMAND from the coding sequence ATGGATCATTTTGGCATAAAAGATGCTTTTGACATAGCGATAGTTGCCCTCCTTTTGTACTATCTATATAGAATAATGAAGGAAAGTGGCACTCTTAACATCTTTTTTGGTGTGCTCGCTTTTATTGTGGTCTGGGTGCTTACATCTCAGATTCTTGAATTGAAATTGCTTGGTTCGATTCTTGACCAGTTTATGGGAATCGGTCTTCTTGTCCTTGTCATATTGTTTCAAGACCAGATAAAACGCTTCCTTGTAGAGCTTGGCGACCATAAGCGATGGCGTTTTCTTAAAAATCTGTTTCGTCATGACAAGGGCGATTCCTCATCAGACCGACGCAAATACGTGTTGCCGATAGTCTATGCCTGTATGAACATGTCGAAAACAAAGACGGGCGCGCTGATTGTGATCAGGCAGGAAATCCCATTGGAGTCATATGAAAAAAGCGGAGACATAATTGATGCGGATATAAACTCACGTCTTATAGAGAATATATTTTTCAAGAACTCACCGCTACATGACGGGGCCATGATTATTGATCATGACCGCATAAGGAGTGCCGGTTGCATCCTGCCGGTGAGCCATGACCGCAATGTTCCGCGTGCACTTGGCTTGCGCCACCGGTCTGCGCTTGGCATATCGCAGGCGACAGATGCCTTTGCCATAGTCGTATCGGAGGAGACAGGTAATATTTCAGTGGCACACAGAGGTTCGCTTACTACGCGTCTGAGCTCCACCGAGCTTGAACATCGTCTCTCGTTGGCGATGGCTAACGATTGA
- the rnr gene encoding ribonuclease R, protein MAQSKNAVAGSRNNIALMKKVNEFVAQQKNNTYNYKQVAHAIGATTATQQRNIALLLVEMAFNGEIIEVSPGKYKSPQRGNEATGIFVRRSNGKNSVITDADGETIFVAERNSMRALNGDKVRVSIAAHRRGAEPEAEVVEIIEKKDQTFIGTLKVDKHFAYLLTDSKYLATDIFIPKSRLKGGRTGDKAVVKIVEWKEDCKNPSGEVIDILGRTGENNTEIHAILAEFGLPYKYPSAVEKAADKIDAGITEEVIAQRIDMRDVLTFTIDPADAKDFDDALSFRVLPNGHYEIGVHIADVTHYVQPDTIIDREAQKRATSVYLVDRVVPMLPEHLCNGICSLRPDEEKLAFSVIFHMDDDAKVISSKIARTVIKSNRRFAYEEAQQVIETGLGDCVEAIRKLNELAKIMRRQRYENGSVEFDRAEVKFHIDDDGKALGVFFKVAKDANKLIEEFMLLANRTVATFVGKPKDKKKKKPKAFVYRVHDVPDPTRLADLSAIARAFGYKVKASGTPREINRSINKMLSEVKGRGEENYLATLAIRSMAKAVYTTDNIGHYGLGFDYYTHFTSPIRRYPDMMVHRLLERYMAGGRSVNLQKLEDQCKHSSDMEQTAAMAERSSIKYKQVEYMQEHIGETYSGIISGVTEWGLYIELNDNLCEGLVPMRDLADDYYDFDEKNHCLVGRRYNHRYRLGDNVDIKVARADLEKKQLDFVLLDDKGQTLRREGEDDLGKKMTVAEALSNNHGKKKRRRR, encoded by the coding sequence ATGGCTCAATCAAAGAATGCAGTTGCCGGTTCGCGAAACAATATTGCCCTCATGAAGAAGGTGAATGAATTTGTTGCGCAGCAAAAGAATAACACATATAATTATAAGCAAGTGGCACATGCCATAGGAGCTACAACCGCTACGCAGCAACGCAATATTGCGTTGCTGCTGGTGGAAATGGCTTTCAATGGCGAAATAATTGAAGTGTCACCCGGTAAATATAAATCTCCTCAGCGTGGTAATGAAGCTACCGGCATCTTTGTGCGCAGGAGCAATGGGAAGAATTCTGTCATTACAGATGCTGATGGCGAAACGATATTTGTCGCCGAGCGCAATTCGATGAGAGCCCTCAACGGAGACAAGGTGCGTGTCAGCATCGCTGCCCACCGTCGAGGCGCTGAACCGGAAGCCGAGGTCGTGGAGATTATTGAAAAGAAAGATCAGACTTTCATAGGCACATTGAAAGTTGACAAACATTTCGCATATCTGCTGACTGATTCAAAATATCTTGCTACTGATATTTTCATCCCTAAATCCAGACTCAAAGGTGGACGTACGGGGGATAAAGCTGTGGTAAAGATAGTCGAATGGAAAGAAGACTGCAAAAATCCGAGTGGAGAAGTGATTGACATTCTTGGCCGTACAGGTGAGAACAACACTGAAATCCATGCGATACTTGCAGAATTTGGACTTCCGTATAAATATCCTTCAGCTGTTGAGAAAGCCGCTGATAAAATTGATGCTGGAATAACAGAGGAGGTTATTGCCCAGCGTATTGATATGCGTGATGTCCTTACGTTTACAATCGATCCGGCAGATGCGAAGGATTTTGATGATGCCCTTTCATTCAGGGTACTGCCGAATGGCCACTACGAAATCGGTGTCCATATCGCAGATGTGACACACTATGTTCAGCCGGATACCATAATCGACCGTGAGGCACAGAAACGAGCAACATCAGTCTATCTGGTTGACCGTGTCGTACCGATGCTGCCGGAGCATCTCTGTAACGGTATCTGTTCATTGCGCCCGGATGAAGAGAAACTTGCTTTCTCTGTTATTTTCCATATGGATGATGACGCGAAAGTCATCAGTTCGAAGATTGCACGAACAGTTATTAAATCGAACCGTCGTTTTGCCTATGAAGAAGCCCAGCAAGTCATAGAAACTGGCCTTGGCGACTGTGTTGAAGCAATCCGGAAACTCAATGAGCTTGCGAAAATTATGCGCCGTCAACGCTATGAGAATGGCTCTGTAGAGTTTGACCGTGCAGAAGTAAAATTCCATATTGACGATGATGGAAAGGCTCTCGGTGTCTTCTTTAAAGTCGCAAAGGATGCCAATAAGCTGATTGAGGAATTCATGTTGCTTGCCAACCGCACGGTTGCGACTTTCGTCGGAAAACCAAAGGACAAGAAAAAGAAAAAGCCCAAGGCTTTTGTCTATCGAGTTCACGATGTCCCTGACCCGACGCGCCTTGCCGATCTTTCAGCTATCGCCAGGGCCTTTGGCTATAAGGTGAAAGCGTCAGGCACACCCCGGGAAATCAATCGGTCTATTAATAAGATGCTTTCCGAGGTCAAAGGACGTGGCGAAGAAAACTATCTGGCTACACTTGCCATCCGTTCAATGGCTAAGGCCGTCTACACCACAGACAATATCGGCCACTACGGTCTTGGATTTGATTATTATACGCATTTCACTTCACCCATACGCCGTTATCCAGACATGATGGTTCATCGTCTGCTCGAACGATATATGGCAGGAGGGCGCAGTGTCAATCTTCAGAAACTTGAGGATCAGTGCAAGCATTCCAGTGACATGGAGCAGACAGCCGCAATGGCAGAGCGTTCGTCAATCAAATACAAGCAGGTCGAATACATGCAGGAACATATCGGAGAGACATATTCCGGAATTATTTCTGGTGTCACGGAATGGGGACTGTATATCGAGCTTAATGATAACTTGTGTGAAGGCCTCGTCCCAATGCGTGATCTCGCCGATGACTATTATGACTTTGACGAGAAGAATCATTGCCTTGTCGGTCGTAGATACAATCATAGATATCGTCTTGGCGATAATGTCGACATCAAGGTTGCACGTGCGGATCTTGAAAAGAAACAGCTCGATTTTGTACTTCTCGATGACAAAGGTCAGACTTTGCGTAGAGAAGGAGAAGATGACCTTGGGAAAAAGATGACTGTGGCCGAAGCTCTGTCCAATAACCACGGAAAGAAGAAACGTCGTCGTAGATAA
- the folP gene encoding dihydropteroate synthase: MGIVNVTPDSFFDGSRAMDENAIAERVLRQVADGADIIDVGAYSSRPGAADVSPEEEVARLRVGMDVLRSVAPEVLVSVDTFRACVARKAIEELGADIVNDISGGDLDRDMFKAVADMHSPYILMHMRGTPSTMQTMTDYNDVCADVIANMSRKLRELRLLGVSDVIVDPGFGFSKTTEQNFEIMRNLDCFNALGCPVLVGVSRKSMITRTFNITPAEALAPTVALNTIALTRGAAILRVHDVKEAAYAVKLYEMSTL; this comes from the coding sequence ATGGGGATTGTAAATGTCACTCCTGATTCGTTTTTTGACGGTTCTCGCGCGATGGATGAGAACGCTATTGCCGAAAGGGTTCTGCGGCAGGTGGCTGATGGCGCTGATATCATAGATGTGGGCGCATATTCATCGCGTCCGGGAGCGGCAGACGTTTCACCGGAAGAGGAGGTCGCACGTCTTAGGGTGGGAATGGATGTCTTGCGGTCGGTCGCACCCGAGGTACTCGTGTCGGTTGATACATTCCGTGCCTGCGTGGCCCGTAAAGCAATTGAAGAGCTGGGAGCTGATATTGTCAATGATATTTCGGGAGGAGATCTTGACCGTGATATGTTCAAGGCAGTTGCTGATATGCACTCACCCTACATATTGATGCACATGCGTGGCACTCCCTCCACCATGCAGACAATGACTGATTACAACGATGTCTGTGCTGATGTCATAGCCAATATGTCGCGCAAACTGCGGGAATTGAGGTTGCTTGGTGTGTCGGACGTGATAGTTGATCCCGGTTTTGGCTTCAGCAAGACAACGGAGCAGAATTTTGAAATTATGCGCAATCTTGATTGTTTCAACGCACTCGGGTGCCCTGTGCTTGTCGGTGTCTCACGCAAATCAATGATAACGCGAACTTTTAACATTACTCCGGCAGAGGCTCTTGCTCCGACTGTGGCCCTTAATACCATAGCACTTACACGCGGGGCTGCCATCTTGCGAGTCCACGATGTAAAGGAGGCCGCATATGCGGTGAAGCTATATGAAATGTCAACTCTCTAA
- the gyrB gene encoding DNA topoisomerase (ATP-hydrolyzing) subunit B, whose product MSEDKEREEAYSASNIQVLEGLEAVRKRPAMYIGDISFKGLHHLVYEVVDNSIDEALAGYATHIEVTINKDNSITVVDNGRGIPVDMHEKEHKSALEVVLTVLHAGGKFDKGSYKVSGGLHGVGVSCVNALSTYLRAEVRRDGKIYMQEYSCGKPTSELKVIGESDTTGTTVTFLPDASIFTVTEYDYDTLANRLRDLAFLNAGITLILTDMRKLDAEGNPRTETFYSRDGLREFVLYLDSNKESLINDVIHLNTERQGIPVEVALTYNNTYNENVYSFVNNIHTIEGGTHLTGFRRGLTTTLKKYAEDNKLLEKCKVEVSGDDFREGLTAVISVKVLEPQFEGQTKTKLGNSEVQGAVSAAVSEALRYYLEEHPRQARTIVDKIVLAAQARHAAMNARQKIQRKSPLAGGGLPGKLADCSSRHAEDCELFLVEGDSAGGTAKQGRNRTFQAILPLRGKILNVEKAMDHKILDNQEITSLYRAMRVTIGTEEDPMAINLSRLAYHKIIIMTDADVDGSHIATLLMTFFFRRMRPIIEQGYLYLATPPLYKCSIRGKKEEYCWTDAQVQQFIAINGEKTKVQRYKGLGEMSAEELRDTTMDPEQRLLKQVTISDAVEADRIFSMLMGEDVAPRRDFIEANANYANIDA is encoded by the coding sequence ATGTCAGAAGACAAAGAACGCGAAGAGGCGTATAGCGCCAGCAATATTCAGGTGCTTGAGGGACTTGAAGCCGTAAGAAAACGTCCCGCCATGTATATTGGCGATATCAGTTTCAAAGGACTTCACCATCTTGTCTACGAGGTTGTCGACAACTCTATCGACGAAGCCCTCGCAGGCTATGCCACACACATTGAGGTGACGATCAATAAGGACAACTCTATTACTGTTGTCGACAATGGTCGTGGCATTCCGGTAGACATGCATGAGAAGGAGCATAAAAGCGCTCTGGAGGTCGTGTTGACCGTTCTGCACGCCGGTGGTAAGTTTGACAAAGGCTCTTATAAGGTTTCCGGTGGTCTTCATGGCGTGGGTGTGTCGTGTGTCAACGCGCTTTCGACCTATCTTCGTGCGGAAGTCCGTCGCGACGGTAAAATTTACATGCAGGAATACTCATGTGGCAAACCCACTTCGGAGTTAAAGGTCATAGGCGAAAGCGACACGACAGGAACTACAGTGACATTCCTGCCGGATGCCTCTATTTTCACCGTGACAGAGTATGACTACGATACCCTTGCAAACCGTCTGCGAGACCTTGCGTTCCTCAATGCCGGAATCACGCTGATTCTGACAGATATGCGAAAACTCGACGCAGAAGGCAATCCACGTACTGAGACGTTCTATTCGCGCGACGGTCTTCGCGAGTTTGTTTTATATCTTGATTCGAACAAGGAGTCGCTTATCAATGATGTTATCCATCTCAACACCGAGCGGCAAGGCATACCTGTCGAAGTTGCATTGACATATAATAATACATATAATGAAAATGTGTATTCTTTTGTCAACAACATTCATACGATTGAAGGTGGAACACATCTCACCGGTTTCCGTCGTGGCCTCACAACCACTCTGAAAAAATATGCCGAGGACAACAAATTGCTTGAAAAATGCAAGGTAGAAGTGTCAGGCGATGACTTCCGCGAAGGCCTTACCGCTGTAATCTCTGTCAAGGTGCTCGAACCGCAGTTTGAAGGCCAGACAAAGACTAAGCTCGGCAATAGCGAAGTTCAGGGTGCTGTATCTGCGGCTGTAAGCGAGGCTCTGAGATATTATCTTGAGGAACACCCCCGTCAGGCCCGTACGATAGTTGATAAAATCGTACTTGCTGCACAGGCCCGTCATGCCGCGATGAACGCCCGTCAGAAAATACAGCGCAAATCTCCGCTCGCCGGAGGCGGTCTCCCCGGAAAGCTTGCCGACTGCTCCTCTCGCCATGCTGAAGACTGCGAGTTGTTTCTTGTCGAGGGTGACTCGGCAGGCGGAACGGCAAAGCAGGGTCGTAACCGTACATTTCAGGCCATTCTCCCGCTTCGTGGTAAGATTCTTAACGTGGAGAAAGCGATGGATCACAAGATTCTTGACAATCAGGAAATCACAAGCCTCTATCGTGCGATGCGCGTGACGATTGGAACGGAGGAAGATCCTATGGCTATCAATCTTTCGCGTCTTGCATATCACAAGATTATCATCATGACCGATGCGGATGTCGACGGTAGCCATATCGCAACACTTCTCATGACTTTCTTCTTCCGCCGCATGCGTCCGATTATCGAGCAGGGCTATCTTTATCTTGCGACTCCGCCGCTTTACAAGTGCTCGATTCGAGGGAAAAAAGAAGAATATTGCTGGACAGATGCACAGGTACAACAGTTCATTGCCATCAATGGTGAGAAAACCAAAGTGCAGCGATACAAAGGTCTTGGTGAGATGAGCGCTGAAGAACTCCGCGACACCACTATGGATCCGGAGCAGCGTTTGCTTAAACAGGTGACCATTAGTGATGCTGTTGAAGCTGACCGTATATTCTCCATGCTGATGGGTGAAGATGTCGCTCCTCGTCGCGACTTCATAGAAGCAAATGCCAACTATGCGAATATCGACGCATAA
- the ruvC gene encoding crossover junction endodeoxyribonuclease RuvC produces the protein MTTHDKIIIGIDPGTNVMGYGILGIHGKKPELIALGVVKLNKFDSHYLRLLRIHERVLGLVEQFLPDEMAIEAPFFGKNVQSMLKLGRAQGVAMAAALSRDIPITEYEPRKIKMAITGNGAASKEQVREMLRRILDIAPEKLDIELDATDALAAALCHHYESSRPVSLAGPKSWKDFIAKNPDRVK, from the coding sequence ATGACAACCCACGATAAGATTATAATTGGAATCGATCCCGGCACTAATGTGATGGGCTATGGCATACTTGGCATTCATGGTAAGAAACCGGAGCTGATAGCGCTCGGTGTAGTGAAACTGAATAAATTCGACAGCCACTATTTGCGCTTGCTCAGGATTCATGAACGTGTGTTAGGACTTGTTGAGCAATTTCTTCCTGACGAGATGGCGATTGAAGCTCCGTTTTTCGGAAAAAATGTGCAGTCAATGCTGAAGTTAGGTCGAGCGCAGGGAGTAGCAATGGCAGCAGCACTCTCTCGCGACATACCGATAACGGAATACGAGCCAAGAAAGATAAAAATGGCCATAACCGGCAATGGCGCGGCAAGCAAGGAGCAAGTGCGCGAAATGTTAAGACGGATATTGGATATCGCTCCTGAAAAACTTGACATCGAACTTGATGCGACCGATGCTTTAGCCGCAGCTCTGTGTCACCATTATGAATCATCAAGACCGGTCTCTTTGGCTGGTCCTAAATCATGGAAAGATTTTATCGCTAAAAATCCGGATAGAGTGAAATAG
- a CDS encoding C40 family peptidase — protein MNFKLSLKSILFILSAIFPFALVANDNWAQVRIPVACIRDGKGHSTEMTSQAIMGTPLRVLETDGEWLLIETPEGYNGYMNISSVAVKSDSAMEHWRSASRLVSVSRPEVKIYVSPDERKPSDVISELVLTSIVEGRLINDSTVIVTLPDGRSGYADSKAFIKAEDWASRPFNMDRAMETAYWLSGTPYLWGACSTKSVDCSGLVRVVYFDCGILTLRDARQQIGIGKRIEPENLTALKRGDLLFFSNTPDGRISHVALYDADGRYIHSSGLVKINRMSDDDPDFSKRYYRGASRIVGMEDTPGIVRMINHPWYFNIK, from the coding sequence ATGAACTTTAAATTATCACTAAAATCCATCCTTTTTATACTTTCCGCTATTTTCCCGTTTGCTCTTGTCGCAAATGACAATTGGGCGCAAGTGCGTATACCTGTAGCTTGTATCCGTGATGGTAAAGGACACTCAACAGAGATGACTTCTCAAGCTATTATGGGAACGCCTCTGCGTGTACTTGAGACAGATGGTGAATGGCTTCTGATTGAAACACCAGAGGGCTATAACGGATATATGAATATCTCAAGCGTAGCTGTCAAATCGGATTCCGCGATGGAACACTGGCGTAGCGCGTCACGTTTGGTTTCTGTGTCTCGGCCAGAAGTGAAAATATACGTGTCTCCAGACGAACGCAAACCTTCCGATGTAATCAGCGAACTTGTACTGACATCAATAGTCGAAGGCCGATTGATCAATGACAGTACTGTAATTGTGACACTTCCGGATGGCCGAAGCGGATATGCAGATTCTAAGGCTTTCATCAAAGCTGAAGATTGGGCGTCACGTCCGTTCAATATGGATAGGGCAATGGAAACTGCATATTGGCTGTCAGGGACTCCATATCTCTGGGGAGCATGCTCGACAAAAAGCGTGGATTGTTCCGGGCTTGTTCGTGTTGTTTACTTTGATTGTGGAATCCTGACATTGCGTGATGCGCGTCAGCAAATCGGAATTGGAAAAAGAATTGAACCTGAAAATCTCACCGCATTGAAGCGAGGAGATCTACTTTTCTTCTCTAATACACCTGACGGACGCATTTCACATGTTGCGCTTTATGATGCTGACGGGCGCTATATACATTCGTCAGGACTCGTAAAGATCAATCGTATGAGCGATGATGATCCTGATTTCTCAAAAAGATATTATCGTGGCGCATCGCGTATCGTCGGAATGGAGGACACACCCGGGATAGTCAGGATGATAAACCATCCGTGGTATTTCAACATCAAATAG